The sequence GGGCATCGCAGGCGCCCTTCTCATGTGGGTGGCGAACCAGCGGATGACCTGGGCCCGCGCCGGACTTGCCGCCTTCCTGGTGTGGATCGAGTTCATCATCATCTTCGGAATCGTCCCGTCGGAGTGGCTCAACTTGAGTCAGGGTCCGCTCGAGATGACCCGTCAACGCATCGCATTCACGATTCCCTCATGGCTGGTGCTCGGCAACGAAGTGTCCATCAGCTGGGCTGCAATCAAGGACGCGATCTCCGGTACCTACAACTTGGCCGTCCTGGGTGGAGTGATCGTGTTCGCCTACAAGATTCAGGGATGGGGCAAGACCGAACCCAAGGCCGCCCGGGCAGCCAAGAGTTCTACCTACGGGCGCCCTCTCACGCGGGGAGAGCGCTAGATGGCTCGTACTGATGCCTGGATCGAAGCCCCTCCGTTCCGCGAGGACTATCAACTGACCCTCGTTGAGACCGATACGCTGCAGAACGCGGTCCGCCCCAAGCAGTTCCTGCACATTGACGAGGCCGAATGCATTCTGTGCGAGGGCTGCGTCGACATCTGCCCGTGGAAGTGCATCGTCTACCTCTCCCTCGCCGCGATCGACGAGGCGCACGGCGTGATGGACCCGTCCGACGAAGAGGGAGCATTCGGGTTCTTCGTGGTCGATGAGGAGGCCTGTACCCGGTGTGCCTTGTGCATCGACAGGTGTCCGACGAATGTGATCACCCTCGGCAAGTTCGCGGGGTCGGTATCGGCCACCGCCTCCGAGGCGGGCCTCCTCGAGGCGCCCTGGCAGGTCGACACGGGGCAAAGGGATTTCAAGAACGGTTATGTCTACGGCATCCGCAGGTAACGGGAAGGTATAGCGAAGTGGCGAACGGCAACGGCAAGACTGGTTTGCTGAATACGGTGCAAGAGAAGGCATCGGAACTGGGCGATCGCGTGACGAGCAGTCAGGCCTGGGATTCGGTGTTCCGTCCGGGTTCGCCGTTCAAGAAGGGACATACCGACAGTCCTCGCAACCGGTCCTACGTTGTGATGAACAACGTGCTCTATCA comes from Acidimicrobiia bacterium and encodes:
- a CDS encoding 4Fe-4S binding protein; this translates as MARTDAWIEAPPFREDYQLTLVETDTLQNAVRPKQFLHIDEAECILCEGCVDICPWKCIVYLSLAAIDEAHGVMDPSDEEGAFGFFVVDEEACTRCALCIDRCPTNVITLGKFAGSVSATASEAGLLEAPWQVDTGQRDFKNGYVYGIRR